Part of the Antechinus flavipes isolate AdamAnt ecotype Samford, QLD, Australia chromosome 2, AdamAnt_v2, whole genome shotgun sequence genome is shown below.
gtaaatgggatttaagtgagggaggctgggcaaaGTTATCTGCCTCTCTTTGCTCTCCAAGgccacctgggtccagtggcaagatatggaTCAAGACTACTGGAGATGGCCCCGATGCTTGAAGAGCAGGGCAAACTGTactaagaagaaatgaaaaatatttaagccTGGGGACATATTTCCCTCTTTCTAGGGAAGTCTAATCCTGGAAGGGCCCCTGGAACTCAAAAGTACTTCCCTTTTTACTCACAATATTTTCAACCCAATTCTCTTACCAAAATTTAGGCCTTAAAGAAGCTAGTAAGGGCAAAAACTTATAGGAAAGATAAGATGCCCAAAATGAGTGATAGATATGCTCAGAAAGACTGTTCATTAGGGACTTGGGTGATGTCTTCTATCACTTGCCCACTCAAGGGCCCTCCTTTCCAAAAGCTGGTTGTGAGCAAAAGGAAGGGTGGTTCTGGTTCTTAAGTAGAAAGAAGTGTTCTGAGGTAGACCATGGGTCATTGTTGTAGGCACTGAGGAGAAAAGATTTTCTGGACTGGAGCTGAACCTCCCTAGCTGTTTTGactctgcacaagtcatttaactccaattgcctagcaaaaaaattttaattaaaaataaattttaaaaaaacaaagaattgggTTCACTTATCCAACCTAATCTTTCTTCTTATACCCTAAACTATCTCCTCCTACATCCTCCAGAATAGTTCCATCAATCATCTCCTTTTTTGAATCTTTGTCTCTCCTTCTGATGTGGGTTGAGTGGTCTCAATTCCTGGCGGTCTaaaggttagtggcaataagagagttgttaagaatcccctttaaatcaaccacaggttttaggagtgaaagaagtcactcattcccgaattattagttgcaaaataaaagtttattgttggGTAGAATTCACTTTACCAAGAAACTGACTTCTATTGTGCAGATCTATTGGAAagtggagttttgcactgagaatgctttctcagtggacagaagatcctggcagctgagtgagctaCCTAGGTCCATCTGTAAAGACCTTGGTGGAGGGATGCTGTTATATTAAGTATCTTTAGTGAGGGGCTAGGACAGCCCAAGCAGGTCAGACCCAGTAGGGGCTGGAATGGATCAGATCAGTATTCCTCAactgaatgagaatttagaatttctacaGGAGTTGATTCTCTTATCCTGAAAGGTTTGGGCTCTCCCAAACCTCTCCCAAGCTCCCTTTCAAAGGAGACACAatctcagagtgataatcttaaagggaacagttcccttccctcttcacttccttgtttgtttgtttttgtctctttttacaaatattctcaggTCTCCCCAGCCTAAAAAATTCTTCCCTTGATTTGTTATATTATTAAGCTTTATTCCTCTCTTCTTCACTTCACTTAGTTGCTTACAATGCCTagaacttaataaacacttggtcttttcttccctcctgccCCCCATAGTAGATGTCCAGGCCCAGAAGAGAGTAGCTAAACAAGTTAGTTATAGCTTTACACTAGTGTCTCTATGTTTATACACCTAAGTCAATGCTCAACCTTTGAGCATCCCAGAGTGATCTGGGTAAAAGTAGAGAGCCCCTAGCCAAGGGAAATTCAGTGCTTTCCGTTTATCGGAtgatccctccctccacccttttgATTGGCACTTCCTCTTTCTGCCAAGTCCTGCTCTGCAGTCATTTGTTAGGTCCCTGGGATATCTCAGCCTCAAGCCCACCTGGCTCTGTTCTCTGCTAGAACCGGGACAAGAGGACGAGGTAAGGCAAGTCACTTCTGGGGATGGACCAGCATTGaggtgaagagagggaaggacTGAGAGGGGCTCCCAGGAAGAATTAAGGACTCAGGGGGATGAGAAACAATAAAGGAATAGGAGTGGAAAGAAGCATTGAGGAGATGGCATATTGGTATCTGAGAGATAGGCAAAATTGTGAAGGAGACTGCCTCTCTTACTCCTACAGGCTACTGACCCTCCTTCCCTCTCAGGATTAATTACTGCAGactttattctgttttctaattgCTTCCCCTTATGCTGCTTCTCTCTCCCACTGGCCCAGACACTTTTATTCGGCTGCCACAGAGTGGGACACTATCTACAACCTTCTCTTTCCCTGCTGACCCCAGGACTTTTTCCCCAAATGAAGGTCCGGGTCTCCTGTTTGATAGTGTGATAATTTGATAATGGATCTGTCCAAATTGAGGTAGTAATGCCCAAAGAAACAGATGCTGAGAGTTAGAGGAGTGGGCAGATGGGAGGAAAGGATGAAGGAGAGGGAGACAGTTCACAGCATGtctccttccatttcctttctttcttccttagaaaGCCAGTTCATAGAGTCAATTGTCGCCTCCGAAGAGTGGTCAGGGAGTGCTACAGCTGCTCAGAATGGCATCCCCTGGAAATGAGAGGCCATCACTTTGCTTTAGAGAAGAAAACTTGGTGAGTTGGGTGGGAACCTCTTTCATTTCTACAAAATTAACCTCTTtcacttttgtttcttctctcgCTGAATGTGAAATGTTTGTCAGAAAGCTTTCTTCCTATTGGGTAGAAGAGTTCCTCTTAGTGATCCTTGGCCCCTTCTCCCGAAACCTGAAACTTGCTGGGAAGATGGGAAGGGGATTCCTCACTGTTACTCGtatctgcatctgtaaaataagagagttggaagagatgGTCCCTTAAGTTTCTTTTCAGCTATATTCGAGTTCTACCTCTCGCTTTAGCTTGCAGCTGCTGGGTCTCCTTTATGGATCAAAGAGGATTGGGGAGAGATGCAGAAGAGAATCCATTCAGAGATGCTTCTATGGACTAAGTGGTATTTCTAATAGTTATGGATTGACCTTGGGATTCTATAGACTCAATGACAGAAATCAAGAATTTCATGCAGGAGGGATTCTCAGAGATCACCTTGTCTAACtcaatcattttatagatgaagtcaCTATTCGTCATCCTCAGGCACTCTGACTTCAGAATTCCTTCCCCTCTACCATAGTTGCCTTTGTTCACTTGCTTTCCACTATTTGCCATCATTGTTTCTGCCTGTAATTACAATTGCTCAGCTGACCATCAATCATTCAGACTTCAGAACTCCTGAGCAGCTTCAGCCACACTTATACCTTCAAACACACATCTCCTAAACCTGCAATTACACTTTATGTTCCAGTGGCTCTCATACATACAGATTTGTGTAGTCTCATACACATCTCATAAATCCCAAAACTACACTTTCTATCCTAGTGGCTCTCCTTCAGTCCCAAATATTGCTTCTCTAACTCATTCGCCATGCCCCCAGGAAGGTCATTATTAGAATAACCTCATCATTCTGCAAGATGTCATAAGTTTTGATAATTGACTTCATCATTACTCTCCATCTCTCGAACTAGAGGGTAGAACCATGAACTCCATtttatcaaaagcaaaaaaagacaacattcttctatacatatatcgGTAAAGGAGACAGGAAACACATGCAGAGACTATTGCTATCatcttccctgcttccttcctgGGTATCTCCTCCAGAATCCCCCATTTCACCTTTGCcaataatcaaatcaaactaTCATTGCCACCAGAAAGAGTGCAATAGTAATTGCCCTATGGATCGACTCATAATCCCCCTTTTCTGGCCACCATTTTCCTACATATGTTATctcctattaaaataaaatagttcctgacttcaaggaatcTATTAAAGactttgaggtcagggattgttttatttttgtatatgtactGTTAGAACCTAGCACAGAGCCTACCACATAGgagataattaaaattatattaagccactaaaataattgttaattcATTCAATATTCATACATATAAGACTATAGGATTACATatctagagctgaaaagaactttagaagcCATTTATTCCAATCTTAccatttaacaaataagaaaagtgaTTTCTCTAAGGTCTCTCAATTTAAAAGTGATTGAGACAGGGACCTAGGTCTCTGAATCCAtacccattttcttttccctggACCATTCTTCCTTTAGGAAACACATCACCAGGACACATATAAGAAGAGGCACATGTGTGGCCAATACAATTCACAATTCCAAAATTCAGATGCCCTTTGGTGATGATCGAGTGAAATACGGTCCTCTGTGACTGTTCTCTCAGCTGGTTTTTATTGCTCTCTAGCAAATGGCATCACTGCTACTCTCTGCTACCATCTGCTGATCTTTAGTTACCCTGAAAACTCATCAGACATTTTGTTGCTATCGATTGGATTGCATGTTTTATAAAGTCTATCCCctggaaaaaaagaggatttaACTCTTAAGAGTGACTGCATCAGAGATTATTTTTAGTCACACTCTTTGGACAGCCACAAAAGCCAAGAGAAGTTCTCAAAATTTAGATAGTTGTGTTTTGAACTCTATTTCTCTGGCTGCTACTGATCTCTCAGACTAAATTCTTAAATTAGTTATGGTCTGAAATTCATTCTATCATATCTCTGAATAACTAGTCTGGGAACCTTCAAATAATCTGAGAGATTCCATTTAGCAAAACTTCAAAAGAGCTAGGTGAGACTGTAGTAAGGAGATTTCTCCAATCTCCTTCCTAATTATGTTCCTTGCTAACATGAAAAGAATTCTGGGGCAAAACTGAATGGAACAAGCAACCGTTGCTCTACTTCTCATCAGCAAACAAAATTGCTGTGCTCCCTATAGATTAGGagtccttaatctttttttctgatatctgATGACATActctaagaataatgtttttaaatgaacaaaataaaataggaaaccaattatattggatatatatgtagttttcaaaatatatcattttctatatatattttatgatatattaagtatattctatttatattgaaatattaaatttatatattttgtatgtttatattaatatgtattaaaatataaatatatatttataaactatatagttttcaaaaaatattaagaactctttccaaaaatggataggttttcccttcctccctatttTAGTCAAACCCTGTATCATTCTTCATCTCATTTCTGACTGAGACCAATCACCTTTGttgattcctttcttctctcttggcTCCCCTGTTTCTCTAACAAACTGAATGCCTTTCAAACTGGCACCAGTCTGTAGGCTATATGCACGTGTGTGTGTCCACACAAACTGTGCAACAGCTATGTACTGGTATATACAAACAACACATGTGAATCCCCAATGACCAACACGTTATTCTTTTTCATAGCTACCAATGAGAGATTCCAGCTCATTGTTTGCTGGATCTTCAAGGAGGGAGCAGAAGTTTTGGCAGGAGCATCACAACAAAGGGAGCAGTAATCAAGAGGTCCAAAAACAAATGAGGCAGATCAACTCGGGCAAAACAAGATGCAAACCAATCAATACCATCATTCACAGCCCAAAGGACACGATCAAGGATATCTGCACCGATCCCAGCAGCAAGAATGTGCCTTGCAAGAACGGGCGAGACAACTGCTTTGTAGGTGCAAAGCCACACCCTGTCACCATCTGTGAGGAGAAGGCAAACTCTCAGCCTGGTAAATGTCGCTACAACTGCACAAAGAAAGAAGCAGTCAAAGTCACTGTGGCCTGTGAGAATGGGAGGCCTGTGCATCTCGAACGCACCCATGATGAACTGTGATTACcctgaaatgttctccttttGAAAGATGATCCACTCTTCCAGCGATAGAAGCAAGAGCTGTCATATAGACTAGGCTCATTTGCTTTCCTTAAAACCATCCTCAAACCTAATTAACCCTTGATTTTGCAATTCTAGGGGCTAAAGAACAAAAGCCAGAGAAGTAAGCAGGAGTTGCTTTCCTTCCTCAAGCTATCCTGAAGTGCCAGCCCAATCTATGGTCCAGGAAATATACCCGACTAAATCAATGCTATGTCCTTGCTGAGTATACTTTCTGTGTCAGAGCTAAGTAAACCTTTTTTAACTGTTTGGTAGTCTCCAAGTGTctcattttgttctaattctCAATCTAATGCTCCAGACTGGCCTGAATTAGGCCCAGTCTACACCACTCAAGATGAAACATAAATGGAAGGCCAGAAGTAACCTGGATTGATAGATCCGTATAGAAAGACCCTATTCCAAGTCTTGGGGTGATTTTAGTTCCACCCTTGTAGGGTTTAGGAAGATCACCAAGTGatcattccctcagtttcctctacagCTTCAAAATATTATTGAGTTTGGACTTGTATGAATCATATATCAGATATTTGCAGACTAAGAATCTGATTATTTGGGGCAATTCAGGATAAAAGTCAAATTCCCTGATTTATCTGGAGGGTGATGAGCAGAAAAAgtaattctgcttcagacatgGGAGGTAACAATTAATCTCATTTAAGCTCTCTTCCCATTACACAAAAGATGATCACCAACAACAAGCAAACCTTTATCAAAGCAGGCAGTAGAATTCATCACAAAATCCATACAGATCAGATTAGGTCATAGAAGATATAAGTAAAGGTGTTCTGTCACTCAGAACTAATCTATACTTTGTAATTTCTAAGGTTGTAGATACTAAGAATCCAGGAACATGTTGGAGTTCTGACTCTTTCCAACATGTTTCTGACTATGGCTATCTCATCCAGGAGAATAACCACTGGGTTAATAGAAAGAGGAGGATTCCAGGAGTTTGGGAAATGAATAAATGCTACAGAAGAAACAATCAGAATAAGACCTGAAGCAGAGGAGCAGAGGAGTAACAGGTGCAGAATCAGATTGGACAGTAGGAGTGTTATGTGGTGGGGACCTTCCAGATGTACAGGAAGCAATAGATCCTTAAGGGTTTCATTAAATTGAGGGGGGTTACAGATCAGAATGAAATGTGCATTGATAACAGTGCTTTGGTAGCTGCACCTGGGAATATTGTAGATAGATTGCATTTGGTGATTGGAATCATTGTGGAGATTTTATTCCTGTTGTGAGCTTACAAACAATAGTAGAGAGCTTGCAAACATCAATAATATTCTGGATCTAGTCATGCAATATTCTTTTTGCAAAACTTAAGATATTTGTTGACATATTGTGCCATCTTTTTATTGCAATAGTTGGTGAAATTGTCCTTGGGAAACTGTCAATATTACATTTTGAACCACTGAAAATTAGTGAAACTGGAGGAATCACTTCAGTGACCAGAATCACAGATGGTGCCCACAGCACCAAGAACAGCAGTGGGAAGGGTCTATGTAGAGCTAGAGCCATCTCTTCaattagctggaaaaggaagagaaaagaaatgaaatggaacGGAAACAGAGCAGATAGACGAAATGTAGTCATTCCTCAAGCAATCCTCATCCTCTCTGGTGACTCCCAAGTCATGCCATTATTTCCACTTACCTCCGAATCTCCAATTAGTAAATAACATTCATTAAGAATTCATTATACAGGGGctgctaggtggagcagtggttagagcaccagccctgaagtcaggaggacctgagttcaaatgggacctcagacacttaacacgtattagctgtgtgaccctgggtaagtcacttaaccccaattgcctcaggggaaaaaaaaaagaagaataattcaTTATACAGAGAATCATACTTAGCATCACAAATGTAATAAGgggggaaagaaatggaatgagcatagatttagaagtgaaaaggatcttagagaccatctaattcaaggctctcattctacaaatgaaaggaaggggaaggaagcaaCTGtcttttaagcacctactactgTCAcagatatcttatttgatcctcccaacaactttACAAAGTAGTTGCTATTATGACCCTCAATTTACAGtcaaaaaaactgaaacaaattggttaagtgacttatccagaaacTACTTAAGTGTCTGACCTCAGATTTGAACTGATgctttcctgatttcagaccctgCACTTGATCCACTgatcaaaacaaaaactctgtAAAGTAGTACAACTTCTATTGTCATCTTCACTCAACAAGTATCATCATCTGTATTTcgtagatgaaaaaactgaggcttagagagattcagtgacttgtgtgtgatcatagatttaaagcctGAGAGCTCACCTTATATATTCTTCTTTAGGGGGGACGGGCAGAGATCAAGtcacttgcccatggtcacacaggtaatatgtAACAGAGCCAGAATATAAACCCACATGCTCTGATTCCTAACCCATTTTCCTCCGTTCCTCCAGGGCTTCTTTGGAAGCCAACTTTTGAAACCAGAGCCCAGACCTAATTCTGCCTTGGACTTCTCTACTTTTCTCTACTATTAAGCAAGCTTGTATCTCAGGGCTGCCTTTTTTATGATAGCAGCTTTTTACTAGCCTCCAAGGAGTCTGAATCCATACCCATTCCACTTCACCTTGGACGTGCCCTTTCTTTCCTATGGTTCATCTGAAGCAGATCGTTGCTTTCGGTATTGCTCTGTTTTGTCCAGTTTTTCCAAAAAGGAACTTTCCTACCAACTAAGGAAAAAAgcgtaaaataaaataaattcatgatcACAAAGCTGAGGCATTCCAACGCCAAGAAACTGTAGCCAAAAGCAATTCTATTCTAGTCCTAGGAGCTGGCAGCTTCTAGACTAAGCAGCCCCTGTTCCTAACTAACTAGCATGCCATGATGCTAGCTGCCATGCTTCTTACGGAAAGGGAGGGCCAAGGCACTCTTGCCAGCAGGACGCCCAACTCCTGCTTCCTTCCACCTCCAAAAATAGTgtcccttttcatctttcttgacaAGTTTTGGTAACTTCAGGATATTCCTGGGAACCATtaattttctgcctttctctggTTAGAAGTAATGGAATTATGTACTTTTCCTTGCCCTTCtggattttttattctttcctaaaaACTCTCCACTCAAACCTGCTTTAACAATATTATGGTTTCACATAAATACAGTAGAAATACACTCTAAAGTAAGAACATATATTTTccatgaagagaaaaggaagggatattttattcttattctcaAGAACCTTATTTCTCTAGCTGGCAAGACAGATTTTACACCCAGGTTAGAGTTCAGAAGATTTATAAAGCATGTCAATATGTGATTATAATCCAAACCAAGTGTTTAAGTGATCAGGGAATATATTGTAGAAAAGTAATCACTGCTGGGAAATACTTAAGGAAAAGTGTcttgaaaaaaagttttcctcAGCATTCCATCACATAATCCCACCATTCCTCGTTCCCTCTTAATCTCTAACTAGCATTGTCCGTGCACATGAGAGCCATGCAGAAATCGTTCTATTACTAGCCTGGCAAGTTCCctgctccctttctttttccaccATGGCCTTCACTCTGTCCTCCTAGTGCTACTTTATCTATCTTGTGCTCTACCTTCAGTCCCCAGAAAAGTCAGACCTTGACTCCCCCATGTGTGTTCTCACCTAATCCTTATATGGGATGCTGGTAGATTACAATTCCAAATGATCTCTCAGTCTTAGAAGATACTTGGGACTTTTCTCTCCAGGTGAATGTCTGCTTTATAGCTCAACTAAACCTGGAAAGAGAGGAGTGGGGAGTTGGGAATTGAATAGGAACACAATAATTTCCCAATCACATGAAGCAAAATAAGGGATGCATGTGGTACCCCATGCATAACAAAAACAGGAGTCCGGGGTTCATATTTAGGACTTGGTGGAAGGTAAAGTAAATTAGTACACTGATAGGAACCTTCATTCTACTAGGTActgaaggaaaatggaagaagatcattctctttctttacttGACCAGGGGATATATTGAATATTAGGAAGAGGGGAGTAGGAAAGAAGTCACGACTTCAGTTCTGAGTATTTCTCTGTTTAGTTTGCTGAAGTCTCTCTAAGATACTTTCAATACAAGTCACCATTACTCTTCCAGAAGCAGGTTCCCCAACTTCTTTGACATGTATCAGTATCACAATATGTGTGCTTTTTAAGGCTGGGCTCATTGGTCAGTTCCCTGTTGCACTTCATTTTTGAGGCAGTTGAAGTTGTTATTTaacaggatcacatagctagtaagtatttgaggttagatttgaactcaggttctcctgactccagggatgGTGCCctattcaatatatttattaagcttctattaTATACTAGatattgtgctaggtgctggggttACAAAGGCaaaagttaaatatttcctaCCTTGATGGAGCTTATAGTTTAACAATGAAAACaacacatgtaaatataaatatgtatacatagtgtgtacacatatatgtgt
Proteins encoded:
- the LOC127551007 gene encoding ribonuclease pancreatic-like isoform X1; the encoded protein is MASPGNERPSLCFREENLLPMRDSSSLFAGSSRREQKFWQEHHNKGSSNQEVQKQMRQINSGKTRCKPINTIIHSPKDTIKDICTDPSSKNVPCKNGRDNCFVGAKPHPVTICEEKANSQPGKCRYNCTKKEAVKVTVACENGRPVHLERTHDEL
- the LOC127551007 gene encoding ribonuclease pancreatic-like isoform X2, with amino-acid sequence MEMLPMRDSSSLFAGSSRREQKFWQEHHNKGSSNQEVQKQMRQINSGKTRCKPINTIIHSPKDTIKDICTDPSSKNVPCKNGRDNCFVGAKPHPVTICEEKANSQPGKCRYNCTKKEAVKVTVACENGRPVHLERTHDEL